Proteins encoded in a region of the Rhizobium sp. CC-YZS058 genome:
- a CDS encoding Crp/Fnr family transcriptional regulator, with protein MPHLNTVELTSRQCITKPGDSLDTVCFIESGLVSLVVEGRDGVQLEVRTIGRDGMIGHSALLGLTRSAHAVIVQIDGFGLQAPTSTVIDSLECPKARAVFHRYLHRCDMELAEAALSAAKYSMKQRLARWLLLCQDRIESNNLPVTHDALAQSLGVRRAEITDQLHVLEGLHAIRSTRGNVRILNRALLIDLAGGCYGAAKDALEPSAEATTGRCPIHQAPLGFPDPLPARAAAAAASMLG; from the coding sequence ATGCCACACCTCAACACAGTCGAGCTCACGTCCCGCCAGTGCATCACAAAGCCTGGGGACTCCTTGGACACGGTCTGTTTCATCGAGAGCGGCCTCGTCTCGCTCGTGGTCGAAGGCAGAGATGGCGTGCAGCTGGAGGTGCGCACCATCGGCCGCGACGGCATGATCGGGCACTCGGCCTTGCTCGGTCTCACGAGGTCCGCGCATGCCGTCATCGTCCAGATCGACGGTTTCGGATTGCAAGCGCCAACCAGCACAGTCATCGACAGCCTCGAATGTCCGAAAGCTCGCGCGGTCTTCCATCGCTATCTTCATCGCTGCGACATGGAGCTGGCCGAAGCGGCGCTTTCGGCGGCGAAATATTCCATGAAGCAGCGTCTGGCGCGCTGGCTGCTGCTCTGCCAGGATCGGATCGAGAGCAACAATCTGCCAGTGACGCATGACGCGCTGGCACAGTCGCTCGGCGTGCGCCGCGCCGAGATCACCGACCAGCTGCATGTGCTCGAAGGGCTGCACGCCATTCGCTCGACCCGCGGCAATGTGCGCATCCTCAACCGTGCGCTGCTGATCGATCTTGCCGGCGGGTGCTACGGTGCGGCGAAAGACGCGTTGGAGCCGTCAGCAGAGGCGACCACCGGCCGGTGCCCGATCCATCAGGCACCGCTCGGCTTTCCCGATCCCCTGCCCGCCCGCGCTGCGGCCGCTGCCGCCTCGATGCTCGGTTGA